A window of the Pongo abelii isolate AG06213 chromosome 10, NHGRI_mPonAbe1-v2.0_pri, whole genome shotgun sequence genome harbors these coding sequences:
- the KRR1 gene encoding KRR1 small subunit processome component homolog: MASPLLERPEKGAGKSEFRNQKPKPENQDESELLTVPDGWKEPAFSKEDNPRGLLEESSFATLFPKYREAYLKECWPLVQKALNEHHVNATLDLIEGSMTVCTTKKTFDPYIIIRARDLIKLLARSVSFEQAVRILQDDVACDIIKIGSLVRNKERFVKRRQRLIGPKGSTLKALELLTNCYIMVQGNTVSAIGPFSGLKEVRKVVLDTMKNIHPIYNIKSLMIKRELAKDSELRSQSWERFLPQFKHKNVNKRKEPKKKTVKKEYTPFPPPQPESQIDKELASGEYFLKANQKKRQKMEAIKAKQAEAISKRQEERNKAFIPPKEKPIVKPKEASAETKIDVASIKEKVKKAKNKKLGALTAEEIALKMEADEKKKKKKK, translated from the exons ATGGCGTCTCCCTTGCTGGAGCGGCCAGAAAAAGGGGCTGGAAAAAGTGAATTTCGTAACCAGAAGCCGAAGCCGGAGAACCAAG atGAATCAGAACTCCTTACAGTTCCTGATGGTTGGAAGGAACCAGCTTTTTCCAAAGAGGACAATCCCAGAGGACTTTTGGAggagagcagttttgcaactttGTTCCCAAAATACAGGGAAGCTTACTTGAAAGAGTGTTGGCCATTGGTGCAGAAAGCCTTAAATGAACAT CATGTTAATGCAACCCTGGACCTGATTGAAGGCAGCATGACTGTTTGTACTACAAAGAAGACTTTTGATCCATATATCATCATTAGGGCCAGAGATCTGATAAAACTGTTAGCAAGGAGTGTTTCGTTTGAACAG gcAGTACGAATTCTTCAGGATGATGTTGCATGTGACATCATTAAAATAGGTTCTTTAGTAAGGAATAAAGAGAGATTTGTAAAACGAAGACAACGGCTTATTGGTCCCAAAGGATCTACATTGAAG GCATTGGAACTCTTAACTAATTGTTACATTATGGTTCAGGGAAACACAGTTTCAGCCATTGGACCTTTTAGTGGCTTAAAAGAG GTTAGAAAAGTAGTCCTAGATACTATGAAGAATATTCATCCAATTTATAACATTAAA AGCTTAATGATTAAGAGAGAGTTGGCAAAAGATTCTGAATTACGATCACAAAGTTGGGAGAGATTTTTGCCGCAGTTCaaacataaaaatgtgaataaacgcaaagaaccaaagaaaaaaactgttaagAAAGAATATACGCCAttcccaccaccacaaccagaaAGTCAG ATTGATAAAGAATTGGCTAGTGGTGAATACTTTTTGAAGGCAAATCAGAAGAAGCGGCAGAAAATGGAAGCAATAAAG GCTAAACAAGCAGAAGCCATCAGTAAGAgacaagaggaaagaaacaaagcatTTATTCCACCTAAGGAAAAACCAATTGTGAAACCTAAGGAAG CTTCTGCTGAAACTAAAATTGATGTGGCCAGCATCAAGGAAAAGGTTAAGAAAGCAAAGAATAAGAAACTGGGAGCTCTTACAGCTGAAGAAATTGCGCTTAAGATGGAggcagatgaaaagaaaaagaagaagaaaaagtaa